From the genome of Ziziphus jujuba cultivar Dongzao chromosome 6, ASM3175591v1, one region includes:
- the LOC107433561 gene encoding transcription factor bHLH120 — protein MDYIPSDIFHFDQTDELFHMSCFPCSQQHDEILEDQIPPTPSHSGGDINLTHDPKFGRRRRLRSSVISFDENDDDHENPNANKKKKVVHREIERQRRQETAALYSSIRSLLPPEYLRGKRSISDHMHEAANYIKDLNKRIQELSDKGDELKSMKSPLSPSTAQQQDSQRRDSDSVEVRFSGAGMEVIINTALRQGLPLSSVLKVIIAEGLTINSCVSTKVNERLLHTIDIEVNKSISMDPSELEQKLKNLEY, from the exons ATGGATTATATTCCATCCGACATTTTCCATTTTGATCAAACCGACGAGCTGTTCCACATGTCTTGCTTTCCCTGCAGCCAACAACATGATGAAATCCTTGAAGATCAAATCCCACCCACCCCTTCTCATAGTGGCGGTGATATCAATCTCACTCACGACCCCAAATTTGGCCGCCGCCGACGGCTTCGATCATCCGTCATCAGTTTTGATGAAAATGACGATGATCATGAAAACCCTAAtgcaaacaagaagaagaaggttgTTCACAGAGAAATTGAACGACAAAGAAGACAAGAAACGGCTGCCCTTTACTCATCTATACGCTCACTACTTCCTCCTGAATATCTTAGG GGAAAGAGATCCATATCTGATCACATGCATGAAGCAGCAAATTACATAAAAGATTTAAACAAAAGGATCCAAGAGTTGAGTGATAAGGGGGATGAACTGAAAAGCATGAAATCTCCATTGTCTCCATCTACTGCGCAGCAGCAAGATTCGCAGCGTCGAGATTCGGATTCCGTAGAAGTTAGATTTTCTGGGGCAGGAATGGAGGTTATCATCAACACAGCTTTGAGACAAGGGCTTCCTCTTTCTAGTGTTCTCAAAGTTATAATTGCAGAAGGGCTTACAATTAATAGTTGCGTTTCAACTAAAGTTAATGAAAGGTTGCTTCATACCATTGATATTGAG GTGAATAAAAGTATAAGCATGGATCCATCTGAGCTGGAACAGAAATTGAAGAACTTGGAATATTAA